A single region of the Saprospiraceae bacterium genome encodes:
- the moaA gene encoding GTP 3',8-cyclase MoaA translates to MLYDNHGRLINYVRLAVTDRCNLRCFYCMPEEGIDYIPRDELLTYEEMEQTVRLLVEMGVTKLRITGGEPFVRKGMMAFMERLSQIKGLEQMHLTTNGTLTAGLIPDLKRIGFRSVNLSMDTINKARFFEITRRDYFDTVWQTFEELVANEMPTKINAVVMDGKNIDDVIPMAELTKDYPVNIRFIEEMPFNGEGSHYPILNWNAQKILAYLQSHYPNLEKVPDPKHSTSANYQIPGYKGSIGIIAAYTRSFCGSCNRIRLTPQGLLKTCLYDNGVFNIKNFIRNGATEEELKGAFLSALGNRAKDGFEAERRRGFDRPVTESMSTIGG, encoded by the coding sequence ATGTTATACGATAATCATGGCAGACTCATCAATTATGTAAGATTAGCAGTGACGGACCGCTGCAACTTACGTTGTTTCTACTGCATGCCGGAGGAGGGGATCGACTATATTCCCAGAGATGAATTGCTCACCTATGAGGAGATGGAGCAAACGGTCCGACTATTGGTCGAAATGGGCGTTACCAAGCTTAGGATTACAGGTGGGGAACCGTTCGTTCGCAAAGGTATGATGGCATTTATGGAACGGCTAAGTCAAATAAAGGGTCTGGAGCAAATGCATTTGACAACGAATGGTACCTTAACGGCAGGATTAATTCCCGACTTGAAGCGCATTGGTTTTCGTTCGGTCAATTTGAGTATGGATACGATCAATAAAGCGCGTTTTTTTGAGATCACGCGCCGGGATTACTTCGATACCGTTTGGCAAACCTTTGAAGAATTGGTTGCCAATGAAATGCCTACCAAAATAAATGCGGTGGTCATGGATGGTAAAAATATAGATGATGTCATCCCAATGGCTGAGTTGACGAAAGATTACCCCGTAAATATCCGATTTATAGAAGAAATGCCGTTTAATGGAGAAGGGAGTCATTACCCGATATTAAACTGGAATGCGCAAAAAATATTAGCCTACCTTCAATCGCATTATCCCAACCTGGAAAAGGTGCCTGATCCAAAGCATTCTACTTCGGCCAATTACCAAATCCCCGGCTACAAAGGGTCAATTGGCATTATTGCTGCCTACACTCGGTCTTTTTGTGGTTCCTGTAATCGCATCCGATTAACGCCCCAGGGTCTGTTGAAGACCTGTTTATACGATAATGGTGTGTTTAATATCAAAAATTTCATCCGCAATGGGGCAACGGAGGAGGAGCTAAAAGGTGCGTTCCTTTCCGCGCTGGGCAATCGAGCCAAGGATGGGTTTGAGGCGGAGCGGCGTCGCGGTTTTGATCGGCCGGTTACAGAGTCGATGTCGACGATTGGAGGGTGA
- a CDS encoding serine hydrolase, which produces MTIKQVLPFFLFLPLLAIGQSDQAIITALDNYIEGARQQWEVPGLAVAIVKNGEVLLAKGYGVRSLTSEQKVDTKTIFGIASTTKAMVAAAMGLLVDEGKIDWDDKVSIHMPEFQLYDPYVTQELKVRDLFTHNAGLGNADFLWYYNDLSADEILERMRYAKPAYSFRGGYTYQNIMYLAAGQLIAKVSGVPWDQFMQERLFKPLGMTNTYPNQATSQPQTNRSVPHHYLQEKIIPIEDCSADAIAPAGAIWSCVEDMAKWMQFMLDSARVNGVSLLEKTTYEALFQPHAIISSDQFYPTAALTKPHWTTYALGWFQHDYHGRALSFHTGSLPGTVAIIGLVPDEQLGIYVLGNLDHAEVRHAIMYKVLDAFSPTQTEDRDWSTDLLELYNGFKERAQLTKAEKELQRVKNTQRSKPLDAYIGNYYDRFYGSVYVSLSQGALHLDMSSQLSAQLEHWHYDTFNLIWSEAWMEPGLASFQLDEESGKVNAIKLGDRVYQRKN; this is translated from the coding sequence ATGACAATAAAACAAGTGTTACCGTTCTTCCTCTTTTTGCCTTTGCTTGCCATTGGCCAATCCGATCAGGCTATCATTACTGCATTGGATAACTATATTGAAGGCGCCCGGCAACAATGGGAGGTGCCTGGATTGGCAGTGGCGATTGTCAAAAACGGGGAAGTCCTCCTGGCGAAAGGGTATGGTGTCCGGTCTTTGACCAGCGAACAAAAGGTAGACACAAAAACAATTTTCGGGATTGCCTCAACCACAAAAGCCATGGTGGCTGCCGCTATGGGATTGTTAGTAGATGAAGGTAAGATAGATTGGGATGATAAGGTGAGTATCCATATGCCGGAATTTCAGTTATATGACCCATATGTGACGCAGGAATTGAAGGTCAGGGATTTATTTACACATAATGCGGGCTTAGGTAATGCCGATTTTCTTTGGTATTACAATGATTTAAGTGCCGATGAAATTCTCGAGCGCATGCGCTATGCTAAACCGGCCTATTCTTTTAGAGGTGGCTACACTTACCAGAACATTATGTATTTGGCTGCGGGGCAATTAATTGCCAAGGTAAGTGGTGTTCCTTGGGATCAATTCATGCAAGAACGACTTTTCAAACCCTTAGGAATGACGAATACTTATCCGAATCAGGCCACCTCTCAACCACAAACCAACCGATCGGTACCACATCATTATCTCCAGGAAAAAATTATTCCGATTGAAGATTGCAGTGCGGATGCTATTGCTCCTGCCGGGGCCATTTGGTCTTGTGTAGAAGACATGGCCAAATGGATGCAATTTATGTTGGATAGTGCTCGTGTAAATGGCGTATCATTATTAGAAAAAACAACTTATGAGGCGCTTTTTCAACCACATGCGATCATCTCTTCTGATCAATTTTATCCTACTGCTGCCCTCACTAAACCCCATTGGACCACCTATGCACTAGGTTGGTTTCAGCATGACTATCATGGCCGGGCGCTCAGTTTTCATACGGGCAGCCTTCCTGGCACCGTCGCGATCATAGGACTTGTCCCCGATGAGCAACTAGGCATATATGTATTGGGCAATTTAGACCATGCGGAAGTCCGACATGCCATTATGTATAAAGTCTTGGATGCCTTTTCGCCAACGCAAACCGAAGACCGCGATTGGAGTACGGATTTGCTCGAACTGTACAATGGTTTTAAGGAAAGAGCGCAATTGACTAAAGCCGAAAAGGAGCTACAACGAGTTAAAAACACACAGCGGAGTAAACCCCTGGATGCTTATATCGGAAACTATTATGATCGTTTTTATGGCAGTGTCTATGTGTCTTTGAGTCAAGGGGCCTTACACCTGGACATGAGTTCGCAGTTAAGCGCCCAACTGGAGCATTGGCATTATGATACTTTTAATCTCATTTGGAGCGAAGCCTGGATGGAGCCTGGCTTGGCGTCTTTTCAGTTAGATGAGGAAAGTGGAAAGGTAAATGCGATCAAGCTAGGGGATAGGGTATATCAGCGAAAAAATTAA
- a CDS encoding D-aminoacylase: protein MKKYCHLFALLVFLMCFEACQAPTTEYDILIHHAKIYDGSGAPPVEGSIAINGDTIAAIGVLQNVSAKEEIDAKGMAVSPGFINMLSWATESLIEDGRSMSDLKQGVTLEVMGEGSSMGPLNEKMKKEGLEEQGDIKYDISWQTLDEYLSFLEQKGISTNVASFVGATTLRVHEIGYEDRPPSSEELARMEQLVRQAMEEGALGIGSSLIYTPAFFAKTDELIALCKVASEYGGNYITHMRSEGNKLLEAVDEVIKIAKEANISAEIYHLKAAGQKNWPKMDQVIQKIDSARAAGIHLTTDMYNYVAGATGLDAAMPPWVQEGGYEAWAQRLQDPAIRQKVEQEMKTDAQDWENLYFAAGTPEKVLLVGFKNDSLKHYTGKSLAEIAKIRGTSPEITAMDLVVQDGSRVGTVYFLMSEENVKKQIALPYMSFGSDAGSLATEGVFLKSNPHPRAYGNFSRLLGKYVREEKVISLEAAIHKLSALPASNLKIKKRGLLKEGYFADVVIFDPETISDHATFENPHQYATGVQHVFVNGKQVLKDGEHTGAMPGRVVRGPGWKEK from the coding sequence ATGAAAAAATACTGCCATTTATTTGCACTGCTTGTTTTCTTAATGTGCTTTGAAGCCTGCCAAGCACCCACTACCGAATATGACATTTTAATCCACCATGCCAAAATCTATGATGGCTCTGGAGCTCCACCCGTAGAAGGCAGCATTGCGATCAATGGAGACACCATTGCCGCCATAGGAGTACTACAAAATGTATCGGCGAAGGAAGAAATTGATGCCAAAGGGATGGCCGTTAGCCCAGGCTTCATCAATATGCTGAGTTGGGCTACAGAAAGTTTGATTGAGGATGGCCGAAGCATGAGTGACCTCAAGCAAGGCGTCACCTTGGAAGTCATGGGAGAAGGATCATCTATGGGGCCATTAAATGAAAAAATGAAAAAGGAAGGATTAGAAGAGCAGGGAGATATTAAATATGATATAAGCTGGCAAACATTGGATGAATACCTTTCTTTTTTGGAACAAAAGGGTATCTCAACAAATGTGGCTTCTTTTGTAGGTGCTACGACGTTGCGCGTACACGAAATTGGCTATGAAGACCGCCCTCCAAGCTCCGAGGAATTGGCCCGAATGGAGCAACTGGTTCGCCAAGCCATGGAAGAAGGCGCCTTAGGCATCGGTTCCTCTCTGATTTATACGCCGGCATTTTTTGCAAAAACGGATGAATTAATTGCCCTGTGTAAAGTGGCTAGCGAATATGGTGGCAATTATATAACGCATATGCGAAGTGAAGGCAATAAATTATTGGAAGCAGTAGATGAGGTGATCAAGATTGCAAAAGAGGCCAATATCAGTGCCGAAATTTATCACCTGAAAGCAGCGGGCCAAAAAAACTGGCCCAAAATGGATCAAGTGATCCAAAAAATTGACAGCGCCAGGGCGGCAGGCATCCATTTGACAACCGACATGTACAACTACGTTGCTGGGGCAACGGGCCTGGATGCAGCTATGCCTCCGTGGGTACAGGAAGGTGGCTACGAGGCTTGGGCCCAACGTTTGCAGGACCCCGCCATCCGCCAGAAAGTCGAACAGGAGATGAAAACAGATGCTCAAGATTGGGAAAACCTGTATTTCGCAGCAGGGACGCCAGAGAAAGTGCTTTTAGTAGGTTTTAAAAATGATAGCTTGAAACATTATACGGGAAAATCCCTGGCAGAAATTGCTAAAATAAGAGGTACCAGTCCGGAAATAACCGCCATGGATCTGGTGGTTCAGGATGGTAGTCGGGTCGGTACGGTCTATTTCCTAATGTCAGAAGAGAATGTTAAAAAACAAATAGCCTTACCTTATATGAGTTTTGGCTCTGATGCTGGATCGCTGGCAACAGAAGGTGTTTTTTTAAAATCTAATCCTCATCCCAGGGCGTATGGAAATTTTAGTCGCCTATTAGGGAAATACGTTCGGGAAGAAAAAGTGATCTCCTTGGAGGCCGCTATTCACAAACTTTCTGCTTTGCCGGCAAGCAATTTGAAAATTAAAAAGAGAGGGTTGTTGAAAGAAGGCTATTTTGCCGACGTGGTCATTTTCGATCCCGAAACGATCAGCGACCATGCAACCTTCGAAAACCCCCATCAATATGCAACAGGCGTGCAGCATGTATTCGTCAACGGAAAGCAGGTGCTAAAGGATGGAGAACATACGGGCGCCATGCCCGGCCGGGTAGTTAGAGGACCTGGATGGAAGGAAAAATAA
- a CDS encoding molybdopterin molybdotransferase MoeA: MISVQEATDIILQYPQMLETETVPLIEAIGRVLREDLYADRPFPPYDRVTMDGIAIKYEAFAAGQRLFPIEGIIAAGDPEGVLSNAEHCVEIMTGAVLPKGADIVIRYEDIELKDGMARVTIEDIKSSQNVHRKGTDRAQGSKIVSAGKLISSAEIGVAATIGKANLKVAKLPKTAIVSTGDELVDVTETPLPHQIRRSNVYRLQASLKQHGIVADAYHIIDDQAITETTLVQLLEKYDVLLLSGGVSKGKFDFVPTAMENLGVKKLFHRIQQRPGKPFWFGQAPNGALVFALPGNPVSSFMCTQRYFFPWLRKSLGLAPLNLPTARLEKSITFLPDLTYFCQVSISYDQEGHLLAIPAEGHGSGDLANLADADAFMELPNGSDVFLAGACYPVFFYRL, from the coding sequence ATGATTAGTGTACAAGAAGCGACGGATATTATCTTACAATATCCCCAAATGTTGGAGACGGAGACGGTCCCCTTGATCGAAGCCATAGGCCGTGTATTGCGAGAAGATTTGTATGCAGATAGGCCATTTCCGCCTTATGATCGGGTCACGATGGATGGTATTGCCATAAAATATGAAGCGTTTGCGGCGGGCCAACGGCTATTTCCAATCGAAGGGATCATCGCGGCAGGGGACCCTGAAGGCGTGCTTTCGAATGCTGAGCATTGTGTAGAAATCATGACTGGAGCCGTTTTGCCTAAGGGAGCAGATATTGTGATCCGTTATGAAGATATTGAACTTAAAGATGGAATGGCGAGGGTTACCATTGAAGACATTAAGTCGAGCCAAAATGTACACCGAAAAGGGACTGATAGGGCACAAGGGAGTAAAATTGTCTCGGCAGGGAAGCTCATTTCATCTGCAGAAATAGGCGTAGCAGCCACCATAGGGAAAGCAAATTTAAAGGTAGCTAAATTGCCTAAAACGGCTATTGTCTCCACAGGGGATGAATTGGTCGATGTGACGGAGACGCCACTTCCTCACCAAATCCGCCGATCTAATGTCTATCGCCTACAAGCATCTCTGAAACAACATGGCATTGTAGCTGATGCCTACCATATTATAGATGACCAAGCCATTACAGAGACTACCCTGGTGCAATTATTGGAAAAATATGATGTACTCTTATTGAGCGGTGGCGTTTCCAAGGGGAAATTTGATTTTGTACCAACGGCGATGGAAAACCTGGGCGTCAAAAAGCTTTTCCATCGTATCCAGCAGCGCCCGGGCAAGCCCTTTTGGTTTGGCCAAGCACCTAATGGCGCACTGGTTTTCGCCTTACCAGGAAATCCCGTTTCTTCTTTTATGTGTACCCAGCGGTATTTTTTCCCCTGGCTACGCAAGAGCTTAGGTCTTGCACCTTTAAATTTGCCTACTGCCCGGCTGGAAAAATCAATTACCTTCTTACCTGACCTGACCTACTTTTGCCAGGTATCCATCAGCTATGACCAAGAGGGACACCTTTTGGCTATCCCTGCGGAAGGTCACGGCTCTGGAGACCTCGCCAACTTGGCGGATGCCGATGCTTTTATGGAGCTGCCAAACGGGAGTGATGTATTCCTGGCTGGAGCATGTTATCCGGTATTCTTCTATCGCTTGTAA
- the ade gene encoding adenine deaminase yields MITGKLVDIFNKKIYHARLQIEAGKIVSITPLPGEGTHYILPGFVDAHVHIESSMLVPSEFAKLAVVHGTVATVSDPHEIANVMGIEGVKYMIENGNTVPFKFNFGAPSCVPATVFETAGAKIGVDGIKALLSIPEIRYLAEMMNYPGVLHQDEEVMAKIALAADLGKPIDGHAPGLRGEAAMRYIAAGISTDHECFTYEEGLEKLQHSMKVMIREGSAAKNFEALIPLLPLYPKSIMFCSDDKHPDDLIEGHINQLVVRAIKAGYDLFDVLKAACINPVQHYDLPVGLLQEGAPADFIVVKDLVNFEVLQTYIDGTKVADNGQSLIATQPAAIINHFAVSKKQSADFKIKGIGKKIRIIKALDGALITEEEIAPATIQDGWAVPNIKEDILKIAVVNRYQDTPPALAFIRGFGLKTGAIASCVGHDSHNIIAVGTNDEDLCKAVNAVILTKGGIAIANGTVEKNLALPIAGIMSNADGYQVAKDYATIDGYAKSVLGCTLKAPFMTLSFMALLVIPRLKLSDKGLFDGETFTFTPLFID; encoded by the coding sequence ATGATTACAGGTAAGCTTGTTGATATTTTTAACAAGAAAATATACCATGCCCGCCTTCAAATTGAAGCAGGCAAAATAGTTAGCATCACCCCTTTGCCGGGAGAAGGCACCCATTACATTTTACCAGGCTTTGTGGATGCACATGTTCATATAGAAAGTTCGATGTTAGTCCCTTCCGAATTTGCCAAATTGGCAGTCGTACACGGTACCGTCGCGACGGTTTCAGATCCGCATGAGATCGCCAATGTCATGGGAATCGAAGGCGTAAAATACATGATTGAAAATGGGAATACGGTTCCTTTTAAGTTTAATTTTGGTGCCCCATCCTGTGTTCCGGCTACTGTTTTTGAAACAGCTGGGGCAAAGATAGGCGTCGATGGGATAAAAGCCTTATTATCAATACCGGAGATTAGGTACCTGGCAGAGATGATGAATTACCCCGGCGTATTGCACCAGGATGAGGAGGTGATGGCCAAAATAGCGCTGGCTGCTGATCTCGGCAAACCAATTGATGGCCATGCCCCCGGTTTGCGGGGCGAAGCGGCGATGCGCTATATTGCAGCTGGAATATCAACCGATCACGAATGTTTCACTTACGAGGAAGGATTGGAAAAACTTCAGCATTCGATGAAGGTCATGATTAGAGAGGGGAGTGCTGCCAAGAACTTTGAAGCGCTCATACCCTTACTCCCTTTGTATCCCAAAAGCATCATGTTTTGTTCGGATGACAAACATCCTGATGATTTGATTGAAGGGCACATCAATCAATTGGTCGTCAGGGCGATTAAAGCAGGCTACGATCTTTTCGATGTTTTAAAAGCCGCTTGTATCAACCCTGTCCAGCATTATGATTTGCCCGTGGGGCTTTTGCAAGAAGGGGCGCCCGCTGATTTTATTGTGGTGAAAGATTTGGTCAATTTCGAAGTCTTACAAACCTATATCGATGGCACAAAAGTGGCCGACAATGGTCAAAGCCTGATCGCCACCCAACCCGCTGCTATTATCAACCATTTTGCGGTCAGCAAAAAACAAAGCGCAGATTTTAAAATAAAAGGGATTGGGAAAAAAATACGGATAATCAAGGCCTTAGATGGAGCCTTAATCACCGAAGAAGAAATCGCCCCAGCAACCATCCAGGATGGTTGGGCCGTGCCTAATATAAAAGAAGATATCCTGAAAATAGCGGTCGTAAATCGTTATCAAGACACCCCTCCAGCCCTCGCCTTTATCCGAGGATTTGGGTTAAAAACCGGAGCCATTGCTTCTTGTGTAGGTCATGATTCTCATAACATTATTGCAGTGGGAACCAATGATGAAGACTTGTGCAAAGCCGTGAATGCGGTGATTCTGACCAAAGGAGGAATTGCCATAGCCAATGGTACCGTAGAAAAAAACTTAGCCCTGCCAATAGCGGGAATCATGAGCAATGCCGATGGCTATCAGGTAGCAAAGGATTATGCTACTATAGATGGTTACGCCAAATCGGTTTTAGGCTGTACCTTAAAAGCGCCATTCATGACCCTTTCCTTTATGGCCTTACTGGTCATACCTCGCTTAAAACTGAGCGATAAAGGCTTATTTGATGGGGAAACCTTTACTTTTACACCTCTTTTCATAGACTAA